The genome window GAGGCAGGTTGTGGGTTTCGGACTTGAGGTATCCGATCAGATCCAATGCTTTGTCAAGTGACAGACGCCCTGCACTTAATACGACAAAAAAGGAAATCACATTACTAAATGAGCTCATATAATATAGTTATACACTTTGATATGGAATTTCCTGtttttcacagagaaaataaGTGTTTGATGGGGACAGTGAATCACACAGTAACTTACGTGACTATCTGAAATGCATTGTGAATGAGGTTGGCTCTGTCCTTGAAGCTCAAAGCAGTGTGGTTTACTCGCAGGAGCTCCGTCAGGGCGTTCCAGCCGTTGTCTTCATAATGGACAATGTAGTATCCATTCATATCAGTGTTGAGTTTTACCCATTGTACATCTTCATCCATTGTCAACACATCTGGGTTTAAGAGATTGACATGTGTAAAATTTTCAACACAGAAGATATTCTTCAGATGCTTTACAAAAGATGAAATACACGTTGAtgtttgaaagatgttttgacATTAACTGTAATACTTTGTTCCCCCACTGTAAAGAATgattggttctgttgaacacaaaagaagatactttgaagaatgtaagaaactaacccgttctggggcaccattgactaccatagtactaaagtagtcaatagtgccccaaaactgttttcttacaaacattcttccaaatacctttctctgtgttcaacagaacaacaacatttataacattttggaacaccttgagggtgagtaaatgatgaaggatttttcatttttgggtgaacttcaaGTGAGATTATTGTATGAACAAGAAGACGTACAGGGGACACAGTCATCACATCAGTCTTGGATTAAATGAAGGGATTTGAAACAACCTGTGTGTATTCGTAAATGATTTTGCCCCAGTCATACCTGATTTTTTATCCAAGATGTGTTTGATCTCACGATTAGAGTGGCTTGTTTTATATGTCAAAGGGATGTGCCACAGAAAGCTTTTGAGAAGAATATTTATACAGTCATAAGAGAACTTTTACCtgcatgtaaataataaatataggaGGAATCCAAAAATGCTGTTACCCGCTTTGCAGCGAATCCCACAAGGGGTCATCGGGCTGGACTATCTTTAAGAAGCGCTCTTGCCCGATATAAAGTTTCCTTCCCTGACGCTTAACAGTCACCAGCGGTATGCCTTTCTGTAGAGTCCACGTGTTCATCATTTGCTTCAGGTCTATGTGTTCCCCTGTAAATGAATACTAGATAAAGATATTCAGAATGTTAATTCACTCCTTGGGACTTTAAAATTTCCAGAAGAAATTGTAAATAACTGTcttttattctgtgtttgtgaagtGCTTTGAATTTAAAGCAGCTATcatcagatattttatttatgatggGAGTGAGATATTTACCGCATTTTTGGTGGCTTGTGCGCTGCTGTAACAGTATTTCCCTGAGGTAAAATCCTCCTCAGAACACGTCTGTACAGAGAAGATGGTTTGAGTTTTTGACATGATGCTGAATTATACGTTAAACAGAAAAAGGCAATGAACGATGTAGTGGTGTACTTTAATCAGACTGTCCCACAGGTCTTCATTTCTGGCATTGCTGTATCTGAACCTCCTGAGGTACCGTATGATGCCACTCTGAAAGCCCTCATCTGTCAGAAAGTTCCTCAGCATATGTAGAATACACGCTCCCTGAAACATTCATTAACAAAACAGATAAGGAAAGATGGTATTATGCTGAATAAAGCAAAGATGATCTCTTTTATTACCTTGTCATAGGACACAGTGTCaaacatttctttgatctgGGTTGGATTCTCGGCTAAACTGGAAATCGGCCTAGAAGAATTTAGAGAATCACGTCCGATAGCTCCAAAACACGTGTCTAGGAAATTGTCCTCCTAACATGTATTAGAAAAGTAGAGAAGTTTTGGCATATACATTTACTATAAAGCATAATTTTTTGCAACTGGAAGTggagatttttttaagtttgaacATACAACTTTAAGCTCTGGATATACAGCCTCAACAGAGACAAATTCCATATATCGTGCAAAGCCTTCATTTAGCCAAATGTCATTCCACCACTCCATGGTGACCAGGTTTCCAAACCACTGGAGAGACAAAACAGGAGCAAAGTGGATTTTATTGCTTACTTGACAGATCATAATTATTAAGGACAGCtcccttaaaaaataaaacttttgtcatcatttactctccaaataaatgtctttgttccgatgaacacagagttGGACatgttctggggcaccattgactggCATAGCAGAAAAtgtgacaatggtagtcaatggtgcccttGAACTggttgctttcctacattcttcaaaatatcttcttttgtgagaagacagaacaaagaaatttagacAGAACAAATGACTACCTATTCTTTcatatatctttctctgtgttcatcagcacaaagaaatgtatacacatttagacacttgagggtgagtaaatgaagacaagattttcatttttgggtgaactgttcctttaagaataataatattttaagaatgtaatctatttatttattttttcacagaTAGTGCAGTTTTGCTTTACTTGATGAGCCAGCTCATGTCCTATCACCATGGTAACCCAGAGCTTATCAGAAGCCGATGAGATGTCAGGGTTGTACAGGAGTGAGGTTTCCCTGTATGTAGTCAAACCCCAGTTCTCCATAGCACCTGACTGGAAATCTGGAATGGCTATCAGATCTGGTACAGATCATAAAATCAACGACGTGAATTCCCATTCAAGAAATTcaattaataatgcattaaagaaaagaaagatgcCAGACGTTCTAACCCAGTTTTGGCAGCGGATAAAgtatgttgaaatatttttcataaaactcCAAAAGTCTCACGGCGGCCTCAAGAGCATAGTGCGTCTGATGCCATTTCTCTGGAACGGCGTAAATAGAAACCTTTGGGAgaagacaaaatatattttttaagatttctAAACTAAGATTCGTATGAGATACTTCAGATTAAACTACAAGTAAAGTTCGCAAACTTTAAATCATatgatctgtttattttagaaTTGAGGAGGACTTGTGAAGTTGTAACggaaagagaaaaatatgtttctaaATATTGATATATAATGTCAACACATCAAATGATTCACTATATAACCTAATAAATTGGATTATTAAtatctattttaaataaatgtatagtaaaaaaatcaaaataatttggACATGGTATTTTTGGAATcaaaatttaaacacattttaaattaattatagttgttataacataataaaataaaattaattgaCAAAGTGTTACAGTTATTCTTTGgtgtaaaacatttcttttaaaatatttattcacaatttatgttttactgaaatgaccctaaacttttgaatggtAGTGCACAAGATTGACAGGAGTAAATGATCAGGATCCTCCCACCTTGCATGCAGCTTCATTTGCCCATCTTGTTGCtctttttacttacatttattccGGTTCCAGTCATTCCACTAACAGATTTAAAGTCACAAACAACGAAGGCCAACAGGTAGGAACTCATCCTCACACTGGCTTCGAAATGATCCTCAAACAAGCCATTTTCaatttcaacagttttttcctgcaaaataatacaattgttttttattctgcaaGTGGCTCTACATATTTGCAGATTATCTGTATGTCGTGGGCTTACTAATGGCATGTTGGACAGAGATATGTGCGATGGTCCTCTTCTTATCCTGACACTGTAATTGGCTTTAAAAATGGGCTCATCAAAACATGGCAATGCTATTCGAGCAGATGTAGGCTCAAAGTGAGTGGATGCCAGGACcctatgaaaaaatatgaatgatttatatattaaattcatattatttatgcAATATACATATAAGTCATTTTAGTAATACCTTGTTTCTCCTCCTTTTGTCCTATAGGTACTTTTATAAAACCCATAGAAGCCCTCACTCAATGGTGCCCCAAACTCCAAATAAAGGAAGTATTTTTCACCCGAGCTCAGGATCTTCGGAGAGAAGATGGCGATCTGTTCATGCGGCGGATATTCCAACACAGGGAGCACTTTATCTGACAAGTGATCTTCACCTTCATCCAAAACCGTGGCTGTGAAGATCTCAAGGTTCTTGCTGTGCAGCACGACCCAATTTGTGTTGTTCTTGACATCGATTTCAATCTTCACAGAACCATTGAACGTCAACGTGGTAAGATTGGGATGGATTAGTAAATGGTAATGGACTGGCACTATGTAGTTTGGCAGGCGGACTTTACTCCATGGAAAAGGTAGACCGTTTGTTGCCAGATTGTCACCGGCAGAATTACTGCTATCAGACGGGACGCAAAACTGCAATTTTAGAAAGAACGAGATGAAAACTAAAAGATGCATGTTGGAAAGTGACTTGGGTTGGGTTTGATTTTGACAGTGGAATGGTCGGACATCTGCACTCACTGCATCCTGTAGATAGACaaggaaattcattttttgttgttagGAAGACTAAAAAGCATTAGTTTTATGTGATGCAGAATCATAACAAGCAACACGCAAACGTGCCTGGAAACATAAGGCACACGAGTAAGCGTTCTTAAAATAACACGCATGGCAACAGAGCTGTGCTGACTGTTCTCCATTGAGCACACTATCACAACACAGCAATGTGATACGGCACCCTGTTTACGTTCATACACTACAAACAGTCTTTCACTTCAAACTGCACATGGTCTGTGTAAAGTAGGACGGGCATCCATCCAAACAAACAGCACAACAGACATTGCAAATGAAGTATTACACCAAATGCTTTCATTACCTGGATTTCAGCTGTATCACTGCGGCTGctgctttcattttctttttcatttgtcCTGCCCACAGTTTCCTGCTTCACAGCAGCAGCTGCCGGCTCTGTTCTGCCTGACTGTGGATCTCAACTCAAATGACAACGGTAGGGCTTAAGCCAAAGGACAAAAGAATGACCTAGTGACACCACGAACAGATAGATGAGAAGTAAACAAAATTGTGATGGGAAAATATGTACgacttgtttgtttttgctaatAATCTGTAgactgtttgtttattggtacaATCATATTTTGAAGTTACAGTCACATTTTAATCTCAGTAGCACCATGTATGTATGAATAAAACAGAATAGACACaattaatttcaattatttgaattatagacccatttttttgtaaaaaacacagtttgGTCTATCattatcttaatttttttggatgatctattgacacaaatgcaatataatgcacataactatgtcttcagaggtgtataaagacctcacacaatgaagcgttatgtttttattatcttacaaTGAGCtaatctacatacaccgcgggtccccttgtaTGGAATTTGtggtgttgtttctacagtagccctaaacgcacaaactactctacagagcgtgttttgtcAAAACGTTGTACAAATGATTACAAGTGAAAATATTCTTTGAAAGTGCATTCTTTATTTCATCCAGATGTACAAGGAGCAGGTACAGCCGTTGGTGTTGATATTATCAGTCCCTCACCGCAGAGTAAACCAACACTGAACAGGTGTGACAATGagacaacacaatctcacagatACGTCTAGAAATGTTCACTACTGCACATATTACACCACTTAATTTGAATTTGTATTATTTCctaatacatactgtacatacgtGTAATAAATATTTGGAATTTGAAATGATGGTGGCACACTAAACTGTTGCAGTTCTCCAACCTTTCCCCCGTACACCCTTTATGCTCTAGTGCAACAATGGAGTTTTTGCTATGTGCATGAAATCTGATGctaatactgtatgtgtatcaGTGTGTATGAGAGCACAGGTCTCTCTGCTCTTATTTAATCTCATATTTTGGCTCGGCTATCCTGAGACTTGTGGAAAGATTCCACAGCGGGTGTGAAATCACATGACTGAAACTTGATAATCTCTTTGAATGCTTGGCTGAACTCAGAGAGCTAAACAGCACATCAACATGTATCCCACCCTCCTCGTCATCCTGCTTTTTACAAGTAAGTCGAGAATTTTATAGGGAAGCTAGCACAATTACTTACATCTCTCATCCTATTTAATGAACTCTTCAATCATAAagtattgtttttctaaaatatctGGGTTGTTTTTACTGTAATACTTTAACATGGATAAGAATGTATTTAACCAGTGTAAATGGTCTCATCTTTAAAGTAGGAACAGGGGCTGTCCCTTACCCCACGTTATCTCCAGTTCATTTGACCACCCATCACAGCGGATTGACCATCCTGATGTGTGTGGTCCATGACATTCATCAAGGAGAGATGGAGTTAGCCTGGATTTCCAGTGGAGCCAGAGGAACTAGTCCAGCCTCCTACAACTTATTCCAGAGTGTTGATGGCATTCAGAGCGCAATGTCACTTATATCTGTAGCATCAAATGAATGGATGTCTTATAGTTGCTTTGTGAGTCACAGAGTGTCCGATCggctcacacacagacactatGCTGGGTTACCGAAGGAGACTACAGGtaatctatctatatatatatatttcaagtattatattttaaagtgtaTACTGAACATAGTCccagcaaaatgaaaaagacCACTCacgtatttctgtatttattgcGGTTATTGCAGTCCTGTGTCTATTGAATTCCAACATAAACGAACctcataatgaaaaaaaattttccggaaaaaattaaaatacatttgcagtGGTCTCTCATTTTTTCTGCTTGAAGCTATAtgtagtatatactgtataatgtttaGTAATTGTACTAAATTGAATTTGTTTCAGAAATGTATGACCTAGAAATATTTGATGATGAAGAAACGTCTGAAATGTGTTCAGACCATCATAGCAGTTTTTTGCAAGGTAATATGCAATTTGTTTAtgccattatttattcaaatatgtcAATTAGaaagtatatcatttttttgcagaagTCAGAGGATACAAAGATCTAATGATTGTACAAGCCCTCCGAGTTCTCCTtcttaaaatcacaattttcaACGTTTTGATGACAGTTCAAGTCGTCATAAAGTGgtaagcattttttattttacaaaaataaaataataatttgtactATGTGATATAATTTGTCACAAATTATCGATACACAACTGATACCAGTCCTACTTTTCTACTAGAGTGTCAACAATTGAAGATTTGGGGTAAAACATCAGAATGAATTGGATGCGGTTTACAGCATCAGGGAACGCCAGACCAGTTAATGTCTATGAGAAAGAAGAATGTTGGCGTCTCGATGAGCAGAGCCGGAGACTGACATTGTGCCACACGTGTAGACACAGGTGCTACAATATCTGGGGAGATCAATGTATTATCAGCTCAAAACCACATCATATaccaaacacaacaaaagaacTGCACTACTTTTCTGGGCCAAAAAGAGTTCAAATGGCTCACTTTCCTtgtaatgtacagtacattGTACATCCCAATAGTGCTGCTGTGCATAAGACTCTAACAACGATTTAGGCATTGACTGTTTATGTCAGAATGTAGTCTAAATGTGACAAGCGCTTGATCAAGCTAAAAAGAATTTCATGcagttatttttgtgaatgaatgATCACAAATTGTTCAATGTTCTTATAAAACTCTTTCTGAACATCTGACGAAGTGTTGTTGAAATTTACTATGGTACTACTGCTATTGTAATGTTATTGTGTCCTCCATCGGGTTAAATGCCTGTAAATCgagtttacaaaataataacacaaaggTGCATGGCAAGGATTAAAGCAAATATGAAATCAGTCattatgtatttttcatttattgttttaaataacagttttttttcttttttttcaaacagcATCCGTACAATACTAAAACACTGATGTAACAATGGCAACCCACTAGGTGGCAGTACAATCACATCTCAAACGTTTTTTCGACAGCAAGAGTATGGAGGTTAACTTCTCTAACAAGAcactatatttcataaataatttaaGTATAAACATCGAGCAGTCACTCTTCACGAAAACAAGGGTCACAACAAAAGTAAGAGATCACGAGATCAAACGCGAAAAACACAGGATGAAGGCATTCCTTTGCAGTAAATTGCACTCTGTAAAAATCCCACTGTACACGGTTTCAGGCCTTTGACCGATCAAATGATCCCGTTTTAGGATTCGGCCAATCACTGCCTGTGAAACTCCCAGTGTTCCAAATACAATCTATTACACTTGTCACAGTATTATAGCAGCTCTTCAGCACTGACAGTAGttgtaaatgaacaaataaacaatgaagTCTCTACAGTAGAGTTGTGTATTGAAACGTCGGTATGGACTTCCATGGTAGCTGGACAGCAAAGCAGTCGGCATAAAGGCCCAGAAGGCGTCTGATTCAATTTCACCATACGTTTGAATGAATGTCCACCATGCCACAACCAAATCTCTGACTGATGTTACTGCTCACATACATTCGGCATCCTTTTGGTAAATGTAATCTCCTATTGATGCAGTAATCCTACAAATAATGACACAATATTTCACGGTCTGTCTGACTCACTTCCATTTTTTTGGCGAAACAAAATCCATAGGTGAACCCTAAATctggcaaaacatttaaaatgcgtTATGCTTCTGAAAGCTGCGTCATATCTTTGGTCGGGGTTAAAACAAGGACAATTTAAGATGTTTAACAAACGCAATATTCCTTTTCCAGTTCATTCTGTGGGGTTAATGTTGATATTAGAATGAAAGaagaggggacttttattatgaaaaataaatgactgaaGGCTGcatccgaaatcgcatactgtgacagtatgTACTGCATTTAAATAAGTCGTATCGGCCGTTAAAATActacgttctatatagtatgggtgggtgtagtatgaatacatttcggacaCACTACGTCCGCCATGTTGTTTTAACAACAACCTATTTgtgagcgtttataaaaacataatttagtcatgATGAATCaatttattggcacttacactttttgctatatttatttgatttacttttgaaatttgacatttgctcagctcctgtggcatcatgggatagaggaGTTTCCATCCAATCCACACTCGTGAGTCTCTGCAGTTTTTCTCGTGTACTCTTTTTTGCATACTAAGGTTTTGGaaatactattcatgactcatactcatcATCGCCTACTAtctagtatggaagtaggcaaTTTCGGACGCAGCCGTTGTCTCAACTGGCTCTTCAGGACTGATTGATGTAAGATTAGGCAGATTTCGTACCAAGCAAAGAAAATTCTGATTGTCATTTGTAAAACTTGCGAGTGATAAAACTGTTACGTGCTACTGACAAATTTAGAAATTAACATTTTCCGAATTAAGTGCACTTCGAGCTGTCTgctgtactgtatatttcttttgtttttgccgATAAATGTTACTCAACGGTTCACAATTCATATATATAACCTTAACAAATGAAGTGAATGTCTAATCCACACAGTACTTAAACCTCACAATCGCTATGCCAGCCACATCATGACGTAGTTTTACAGAGTAAAATGGTGTGGTCTGATTTGTAAGGAGACCTACGGAAATGTATCAAGAAAAGCACAGCCTGTACCAAGGAAGTTCGCTAACAGAGAATATTGAGCACGGGTTTCACGGAACACTGTTTTCtagttgcaaaaaaaaaacgtaaaaaaataaagtgcttCCATTAAGATTTCCTCTTCCGAGGACCAAAACATGATATTTCCAAAAATTCACTCACAAAAATCTACAATATTCAGCTCTCATGAAAACGTAATTTACACTAAATGTACAATCTAACAAAAGATTCTAACATTCATTCTCAGGACAGACAGTATATACAGAATACCCTTACGATTTTTTACATTCtcaatcttaaatccttaagttattttttgtttgtttttgtttttttacgaAACAGTCAGTGGAGCGCTGTCCGCATTACAAAAGCGCAGCAAGCAGAAAGACGACCAGCAGTGCATGTGAGAGCAATGAAAAAGGCCTTAGCCCGTCGGCCGAGTTCGGAAAGATTTGCCAGCGCTCCCTCTTGGGGTGCAGAGTCTCCATGTCCTTCAGGGCGTTGTAGGCGGCCGTGGTGAAGTTCGCATCTCCTGTGGTGAGCAGGTCAAACACACAGGAGTGGAAATAGATGTCTTTCACCTCCAGCTGTTCTCTGCACTTCCTGGAGGCGCTTTCAAGGGTGAAGACCCCCCTCTGGGCCTCGGCCCTCGCCTGCTGCTGCAAGCCGGCCTGCTGGAGGCCCTGCATGGGCAGGTGGAGATGTCCCTCTTGGTCGATGCGCTCTGATGTCGGGCATCCGTTCATGCACAGTTGCAGGTCCTGCGTTTCGTCGAAGGCCATGGCCAGCTCCTCCGGCATCCGCACAGCCAGCGTCAGGTATCGGCCTTGTTGTCGTATGATAATGTTGACACCGATGTAGGCGGCGTGGATCTCGACGTGTCGACCCGGTGTCTTCTCCAGGATCCAGATGCTGCGGGTCTCGCTGTCGCCCCCGCTGATGGTGCCGTCCACAAAGGCGGCGGGAAGGTCGTCTGTTATGGCCTGGTAGACCTTCTGGTCTGTGCATTCTTGGTATGGTTTGAAGATTATTGTGACCTGAACAGAAGAATAGAGTGAAGAGTTATCTTTCGAAACATTTAAGtaattcaaatcaaatttatATTTGACTATCACTTTACATTTCAGCGGTTGTTTAGTACTCAAGCAGTTTTACATTTCATACGGCTTACTTAATGTACCTAAATATGTAGTGCTCAATGACTTTATGCTGCGTTCACTATTTACTTCCTAAAGTTATCCCTGATTATAA of Triplophysa dalaica isolate WHDGS20190420 chromosome 4, ASM1584641v1, whole genome shotgun sequence contains these proteins:
- the erap2 gene encoding endoplasmic reticulum aminopeptidase 2; this encodes MHLLVFISFFLKLQFCVPSDSSNSAGDNLATNGLPFPWSKVRLPNYIVPVHYHLLIHPNLTTLTFNGSVKIEIDVKNNTNWVVLHSKNLEIFTATVLDEGEDHLSDKVLPVLEYPPHEQIAIFSPKILSSGEKYFLYLEFGAPLSEGFYGFYKSTYRTKGGETRVLASTHFEPTSARIALPCFDEPIFKANYSVRIRRGPSHISLSNMPLEKTVEIENGLFEDHFEASVRMSSYLLAFVVCDFKSVSGMTGTGINVSIYAVPEKWHQTHYALEAAVRLLEFYEKYFNILYPLPKLDLIAIPDFQSGAMENWGLTTYRETSLLYNPDISSASDKLWVTMVIGHELAHQWFGNLVTMEWWNDIWLNEGFARYMEFVSVEAVYPELKVEDNFLDTCFGAIGRDSLNSSRPISSLAENPTQIKEMFDTVSYDKGACILHMLRNFLTDEGFQSGIIRYLRRFRYSNARNEDLWDSLIKTCSEEDFTSGKYCYSSAQATKNAYSFTGEHIDLKQMMNTWTLQKGIPLVTVKRQGRKLYIGQERFLKIVQPDDPLWDSLQSGFLWHIPLTYKTSHSNREIKHILDKKSDVLTMDEDVQWVKLNTDMNGYYIVHYEDNGWNALTELLRVNHTALSFKDRANLIHNAFQIVTAGRLSLDKALDLIGYLKSETHNLPLLQGIGYLQSFYKLIEKRNIFDVTQNLKTYILQYFRDVIDRQSWSDDGMVSDRKLREEVLSLACDLGYQPCLEKAKQLYDGWVDSNATISLPTDVSETVYMIGAQDDSGWAYLLEKYFTSMCETEKRKFLSALANSRDSEKLSRLLELGLNGTVIKTQNLPSLIYMVARNPVGHFLAWDFVKKHWNELVDKFPMGSFGIRNIIAGTVTQFSSTEEMNEVKDFFRSVAEEVSQLRITQVALENVEKNILWLTRNLETMRSWLQKRLK
- the rgmb gene encoding RGM domain family member B, with the translated sequence MGMGRAGSYYPGAERLISPVLYLLVLLTISCVTHIGEGQVQTPQCRIQKCTTDFVSLTSHLNPSLDGFDTEFCKALRAYSACTQRTSKSCRGNLVFHSAMLGISDLMSQRNCSKDGPTSSTHPVIPIEPCNYHSRHHHVSQPGVPEYPRPTYLFCGLFGDPHLRTFKDHFQTCKVEGAWPLIDNNYLSVQVTNVPVVYGSSATATNKVTIIFKPYQECTDQKVYQAITDDLPAAFVDGTISGGDSETRSIWILEKTPGRHVEIHAAYIGVNIIIRQQGRYLTLAVRMPEELAMAFDETQDLQLCMNGCPTSERIDQEGHLHLPMQGLQQAGLQQQARAEAQRGVFTLESASRKCREQLEVKDIYFHSCVFDLLTTGDANFTTAAYNALKDMETLHPKRERWQIFPNSADGLRPFSLLSHALLVVFLLAALL